AGTATCTACGTGAACCCAATGCTGTCGTCACAAAAAGTGGGACACTTCTGGTTGCTTATGGTCCACACCACACCAAGGGCAAGAACGACCGGGCCCATCAGGATATTCTTCTCAAACGTTCATCTGATAGTGGTCAAACGTGGTCCGAGAACACCTTGATCGCCGATTATGGGATGGATTCTGTTTTGCCAACTGTTCTGGTCTATGATGAGGAAAAAGATCGGGTTCTCTTTGTTTACAATATCATTTTCAATGATCCTGAAAGAAAGGAGAGTAAGCCATGTCAGCAGTTTGTGATACACTCAGATGATGAGGGGGAAACGTGGTCGAAACCTCATGAAATTTTACCAGACATAGGGGGGATCTGTGTTTTTGGTGGGGGCAATGGTTTTCAAGTGAAATATGGTCCCAACAAAGGTCGTCTAATTATCTCCGGAGGAGTTGGTGGCAAAGTGAAGTATTTCTACAGTGATGATCATGGCCAGACTTGGCAAACCGGGACATTCGTTAACAAAGGCCGCAAGGAGGGAACCGGTAGCGAAACTGCCGACGGAACGCTACTCATGTATCATCGGGGCATGGGCTTCGGACTAATCGAAAACCGTAGCTCGGACGGTGGAAAAACGTGGACGCCCCCTAGGAAGGTTTGCCTGGATATGTGGGGACAGTGCAATAACTCAGCTCTTAGCATTCAGCATAAGGGTAGAAGCCTTATCATTCTTGGAGGGCCCATCGGTCCCGAAAATGCTGATAAACTGGCGCTAGAAAGCGAAGCAAAAAAGCTCATACGGGGAAAAGAGGACTCCAAGCAATCAGCTCGTAGTAATGGCGCCATCTTCATCTCAATGGATGGAGGGAAAAGCTTTCCGGTCAAAACCCTCGTCGCACCCGGTTGGACTTTTGGCTATAACGCATTGGTTCATCTCCCTGATGGTAAGGTGGGCTTTGTGTTCGAGGGTGCATATGGAGGGCAGAGTTGGCAAGGAGTGAAACGAGACCATAATACGGGTGTATCTCTAGGAATTTACATGGTCATTGTCGATCTCGATCAAGCTCTTGCCCAACCGTTAAAATAATTGAATATGAAAAAAATAATAACCAATATCCTGGCTCTCTGTATTTCGGCATCATTGCATGCGGGCGAGCGACCGAATATTCTGTTGATTGTTTCCGAAGACAATGGTCAGGAGCTTTCCTGTTATGGTGACTCCAATGTCAAAACACCCCACTTGGACAGCCTGGCTCAGAACGGGATGCTTTTTGAAAGCGGCTATGTCACACAGGCGGTTTGCAGTCCGTCGCGAGGCTCGATTTTTACCGGCCTCTATCCGCATCAAAATGGTCAGATTGGTTTGGCAACCCACAAATATGCAATGTTTAAGAAATGGCCGACTACGTATTCGAAACTGCAAAAGGCCGGCTACTACACAGGGATGCTCGGTAAAACCCACATTAACCCCAAATCGATTGTTGAGGATTATATTGATTTTCGGGCCATTCCCCAAAGCAATTTTGCTAAAAAGAATTTAGCTGCTTATGCCCAGAAGTCCGCTGAGTTTTTTAAGAAGGCAGGAGATAAACCGTTTTTTCTGACGGTCAATTATCCGGACGCCCATCATCCATTGCAAAACCAGGTCCAGGGACGCCCGGCCAAACCTCTTCGCCCTGATGAGGTGGGAGCAATCCCCTATATCGGAGCAACGAATAAACGCATGCATGAAATTGTGACGGCTTATTACAACTGCATGATGCGCCTCGACGATTGTGTGGGGGAATTGCTCGAAGCCTTGGAGAATAGCGGCAAAGCGAACAACACGGTGGTCATCTATATCGGAGATCATGGTGCTCAGCTTCCCCGTGGTAAAATCTTTGCTACCGAAGCGGGTATGAAGGTCCCGTATATCATTAAGTGGCCGGGTAAAATCCAGGCAGGAGTCCGATCCAAAAAGTTGGTATCTACCATTGATTTGATGCCGACTTTCTGTGACCTGGCAAAAACGGAAAGGCCTGATGGCTTGCCGGGGCGTAGTCTCGTGCCTCTGGTTACGGGACAACGTCAAGAGTGGCGAGAGTATCTTGCATATGAACGCAACAGTGATGCGGTGAATTTGTATTATCCTCAGCGTGCGTTGCGTGATGGACGTTATAAGTTGGTCTGGTCGCCGCTGGCCGCACAGAATATTCCCGATAATGGTGCTGTTGATTATGTGACTCAAAAGAAGTGGCAGAAGTGTTCTTATAGTGAGGAGGAGCTCAAAAGCTTACCTGCCAGGGTTCAAGAGGTTTATCACACATGGATCAACCCTTCGGAATATCAACTGTATGATTTGAAAAATGATGAGTGGGAGTTCGAGAATCTCGCAGGGAACCCCGAACATGAGCAGATCGAAAAAAGGCTCAGAAAGAAGCTGATGGAATGGATGAAGGAAACCAACGACTGGGCATCAAACCCGGAATTGCTGAAAAAATTGACGGAGGAAAACAATGCCGTTAAAGCGTCAGGAAAAGGCAAATACCCCAAAGAGGGGTGGCAATACCTCAAGTATATTCATCCCGACAAGGTGAGCCAAACGAAGTGATTAGATATCCTTAAAAGCTAAACGCATTCGTCCAAACTTCCCTGAGTCTGTGCACCTTGAGGAATCGATGATGATCGCACATTATGAAAAGATTGAAAAAACAGCTATGAAATTCCGGACCACAATATTATCGATTCTGTTTGTTTGCCTCTGTCACGGCCAGACTGACGTTCACCATGAAGGCAAGGTATCCACCATTGCCTTTGGTTCATGTAACAATCCACGACTGAAAACCAAGCCACTCTTCGACACGATTGCGGGTGTGGATCCTGATGTTTTTATCTTTCTTGGGGATAACATCTACGGTGATACCGAGGACATGGAGGTGTTGAAAAAGAAGTATGCGGAACTCGAAGCTGTCGAGGGGTATCGACAACTGCGTGACCAGACCGTGGTGTTAGCTACTTGGGATGATCACGACTACGGAGTCAATGACGGAGGAAAGAACTACCCCATGAAAAAAGAATCAGAGAAGCTGTTTCTCGATTTTTTTAATGAGCCTCATGATTCGGCACGCAGGAAGAGAAAAGGTGTTTATGCTTCCTATACTTTTGGACCGGTCGGGAGTCGCTGTCAGGTTCTTCTACTTGATACCCGTTATTTTCGTGACCCATTACCCAAAGTTCCCAAAAAGGATAGGAAGGGTTCGGCTGCGGGGTGGTATCGACCCACTCGGGATACAGACAAAGAATTACTGGGAGAAAAACAGTGGAAATGGCTAGAGCAGCAATTGCAGGTTCCTGCTGATGTTCGAATCATCGCCAGCAGCATTCAAGTTTTAGCCCATGAAAAAGGCATGGAGAATTGGGGGAATGTTCCGCATGAACAAAAAAGGTTATTTGAACTCTTAAAGAAATATAAGGCAAATCATACGTTCGCCATTTCTGGGGATGTCCATTTTGCCGAGTTGTCTAAAATGGATTTGGGAACCTACCCATTTTATGATTTGACGAGTAGTGGTTTGACTCATTCCCACACTGCATGGGCGAAAATGGAGAACTCCTTTCGGCTGGGTAAGGCCTTTGCCGGGCAGAACGCAGGGGTGATCGAAATCGATTGGGAGAATAAATCCCTCTCATTCAATATTCTGAATCGTCAGGCTCAACGGGTGATCCAACATCAGGTTCCTTTTTCAGAGCTGCAATTTAAATAATCGAATGAATCCATTTTTTCTCAGTCTTGTTTTAGCCGCTTTTTCAGCAGGAGTGATTTTTTCAGCTCCGGACAAGGCTGATTTTTACGTCTCACCTCGTGGAGATGACTCCAATGATGGAAGTCTGGCCTCACCATTCCTTACGCTGGACCAGGCTCGGTTGGCTGTCCGTCAGCTTAAAAAGAAACAGAGAGCGGGGGAGATTACTGTCTATTTGCGTGAAGGGGTATATCGCTTCGATCGAACGCTCACTTTTGACCTGCACGATAGTGGCAGTAAGGATCTGGCCATTACCTATGCATCTTATCCCGGAGAAACAGCGGTGATCAACGGGTCAAAACCTATTCGAAATTGGACGAAGCTAAAGGCCCCGAAGATACTCCCGGAGAGGGTTCGCCATCTAAGCGACCAGGTGTGGGTGTATGAGCACCCGGACTTGAAAAAAGACTGGTATGTGAGTCACTTGTTTCAGGGCGATCGAATGCTACCTCGTTCCCGCCAGGGGTTTACTTACGACAACCCATACTATGCTGAACCCGGAAAATCGAGAGCTGCGCCCAAGTTCAGAAAACTCACGCCAGAGGAAATACAAAATCAAGATTATTACAGCAAAAGCAGATCTGAACTTGTGCGTAAGGGAGTTAAAGGTGACGGGAAAGGCCGCTTTGAAGTCAGCGAACTTTGCGCCTATTTGTTTTACCCGAAAGGTGCGATTCGCCAGTGGCACAACTTGGAGGATATCGAATTGTTTTTGTTTACCCGGGCGGAATGGTTGCATGAGATTCGAGGACTCCAGTCGGTTGATCCTGAAAACCGCCGTGCGTTTTTTGATTTTCCTTCGAAATTTTCCACTGAGATGCGTCGCTGGCGAATGACGCATCCTGAGAAATACCCTTACGAATTTTTTGTTGAAAATGCCATTGATTACATGGACGAGCCCGGGGAATGGTGTGTGAACAGCAAAACAGGAACTCTTTACATGCTGTCGGACTCCCGGCCTGTAGGTGTTGAGGCGGGGTACTTAACCGAACTCATCAAAGTTGAGGGGGAGGTTGAAGGTGTAGCCGAGGGAGCGTACAAGCCAGGCTTTGAGGATGTCCCCGTTCAGAATCTTCATTTTAAGAACCTTTCGTTTGCCAAGGGGAATGGTTACCGTGAACGTCGGCAAAACCTCTACACGCATGTCGCTTACGATTTGTATGACAGCCCTTCGGCGATGGTTCGGTTCCGCGGTGCTCAAAACTGTTCGATCTCTGGCTGCGAATTGAGCCATGGCGGGGGATCTGGTATTCGGCTAGATCTTTACGCCCAGAAGAATGTGGTCAAAAATAACAATGTGCATCACCTGGGGCGTGCGGGCATCACTCTGATCGGTTACACTCCGGGTTTGAAGGATGTAAACCGAAACAATGTCGTGTATAACAACCATGTTTATATGATTGGCCAGACGCAGCTTTCATCACTTGGTATTGGGGTGATTCAAAGTGGACGCAACCATGTTACTCATAATACAGTGCATGATTTTCCATTCATGGGAATTGCGACACTTGGTCACTGGACATTCAAGACGAGCATGGCACTCAACGGTCAACTTTGGGGGGGAGAGCAGGGGTTTGAGCGTCCAGGATTCAGCTCGATTTTACGTCAACCTGAAATGAAGAAACGGGGGGGAGGGCTCTATGATTATCTCCATTCCCGGGAAAACCTGATCGAATACAATGAGATGTATCGTGGCTGTTACGCTCTGGGCGATGTAAACCCGATGTATATCAATACCTGTGGCGGAAAGAATGTGATTCGTCGTAATTTTGCTCACGATTCGATCAGCCACAGTCATATCGGAACTGCGTTTCGAACGGATGGTGGTTCGATTGATAATATCATGGAAGAAAACGTTGCTTATAACTG
This genomic stretch from Oceaniferula marina harbors:
- a CDS encoding right-handed parallel beta-helix repeat-containing protein, translating into MNPFFLSLVLAAFSAGVIFSAPDKADFYVSPRGDDSNDGSLASPFLTLDQARLAVRQLKKKQRAGEITVYLREGVYRFDRTLTFDLHDSGSKDLAITYASYPGETAVINGSKPIRNWTKLKAPKILPERVRHLSDQVWVYEHPDLKKDWYVSHLFQGDRMLPRSRQGFTYDNPYYAEPGKSRAAPKFRKLTPEEIQNQDYYSKSRSELVRKGVKGDGKGRFEVSELCAYLFYPKGAIRQWHNLEDIELFLFTRAEWLHEIRGLQSVDPENRRAFFDFPSKFSTEMRRWRMTHPEKYPYEFFVENAIDYMDEPGEWCVNSKTGTLYMLSDSRPVGVEAGYLTELIKVEGEVEGVAEGAYKPGFEDVPVQNLHFKNLSFAKGNGYRERRQNLYTHVAYDLYDSPSAMVRFRGAQNCSISGCELSHGGGSGIRLDLYAQKNVVKNNNVHHLGRAGITLIGYTPGLKDVNRNNVVYNNHVYMIGQTQLSSLGIGVIQSGRNHVTHNTVHDFPFMGIATLGHWTFKTSMALNGQLWGGEQGFERPGFSSILRQPEMKKRGGGLYDYLHSRENLIEYNEMYRGCYALGDVNPMYINTCGGKNVIRRNFAHDSISHSHIGTAFRTDGGSIDNIMEENVAYNCVGGIVVKSKGNQYTNNFIVADDPAAGQRQGLLKMIVHQPQKVFQTRTHRNVIYTTLPVRGRNVKFPTLRHWFPLISVRMQNSAGNKDEIAAVEKQQDPARMNRNIFFSTKGRPGKLPPIVGPHSAFLDPQFRDVKNYDFTIQNKTLLERYKIKQIDVSKIGLTREFPKRFRKYRLNDGSVRSVRVSHCPKYRAPHKKSFTILK
- a CDS encoding sulfatase family protein, with translation MKKIITNILALCISASLHAGERPNILLIVSEDNGQELSCYGDSNVKTPHLDSLAQNGMLFESGYVTQAVCSPSRGSIFTGLYPHQNGQIGLATHKYAMFKKWPTTYSKLQKAGYYTGMLGKTHINPKSIVEDYIDFRAIPQSNFAKKNLAAYAQKSAEFFKKAGDKPFFLTVNYPDAHHPLQNQVQGRPAKPLRPDEVGAIPYIGATNKRMHEIVTAYYNCMMRLDDCVGELLEALENSGKANNTVVIYIGDHGAQLPRGKIFATEAGMKVPYIIKWPGKIQAGVRSKKLVSTIDLMPTFCDLAKTERPDGLPGRSLVPLVTGQRQEWREYLAYERNSDAVNLYYPQRALRDGRYKLVWSPLAAQNIPDNGAVDYVTQKKWQKCSYSEEELKSLPARVQEVYHTWINPSEYQLYDLKNDEWEFENLAGNPEHEQIEKRLRKKLMEWMKETNDWASNPELLKKLTEENNAVKASGKGKYPKEGWQYLKYIHPDKVSQTK
- a CDS encoding alkaline phosphatase D family protein, translated to MKFRTTILSILFVCLCHGQTDVHHEGKVSTIAFGSCNNPRLKTKPLFDTIAGVDPDVFIFLGDNIYGDTEDMEVLKKKYAELEAVEGYRQLRDQTVVLATWDDHDYGVNDGGKNYPMKKESEKLFLDFFNEPHDSARRKRKGVYASYTFGPVGSRCQVLLLDTRYFRDPLPKVPKKDRKGSAAGWYRPTRDTDKELLGEKQWKWLEQQLQVPADVRIIASSIQVLAHEKGMENWGNVPHEQKRLFELLKKYKANHTFAISGDVHFAELSKMDLGTYPFYDLTSSGLTHSHTAWAKMENSFRLGKAFAGQNAGVIEIDWENKSLSFNILNRQAQRVIQHQVPFSELQFK
- a CDS encoding exo-alpha-sialidase; protein product: MKAIFLLVTAMLCGSLLTSAKDHTAYKVVTIASMKDLSVQGHPDRAGQYKYLREPNAVVTKSGTLLVAYGPHHTKGKNDRAHQDILLKRSSDSGQTWSENTLIADYGMDSVLPTVLVYDEEKDRVLFVYNIIFNDPERKESKPCQQFVIHSDDEGETWSKPHEILPDIGGICVFGGGNGFQVKYGPNKGRLIISGGVGGKVKYFYSDDHGQTWQTGTFVNKGRKEGTGSETADGTLLMYHRGMGFGLIENRSSDGGKTWTPPRKVCLDMWGQCNNSALSIQHKGRSLIILGGPIGPENADKLALESEAKKLIRGKEDSKQSARSNGAIFISMDGGKSFPVKTLVAPGWTFGYNALVHLPDGKVGFVFEGAYGGQSWQGVKRDHNTGVSLGIYMVIVDLDQALAQPLK